In Drosophila subpulchrella strain 33 F10 #4 breed RU33 chromosome 3R, RU_Dsub_v1.1 Primary Assembly, whole genome shotgun sequence, the following are encoded in one genomic region:
- the LOC119563447 gene encoding uncharacterized protein LOC119563447 translates to MYLPSVHFIGALLSLWSIPIGAEFPLLFPASSVYQVTSSLSVPVVIPDRKLFWDWGLQMNYALPAQPSSFYAATIWPDEFSRRGRRHLRNETAKYLPGGVSTIHPSDFTAGELYESLENMLVRYGFDESCLLRSVCELARHPFKDIENNMLTALLTFTLTPSLHEAFGPAENLYRAVYEQAEQHGFLGKDCGHVYSNCSVDFLSGISSLLS, encoded by the exons ATGTATCTCCCAAGTGTCCACTTCATTGGAGCTCTGCTGTCGTTGTGGAGCATCCCCATAGGGGCAGAATTTCCTTTGCTCTTTCCGGCATCCTCCGTTTACCAGGTCACCTCCTCGCTGTCGGTGCCCGTGGTGATTCCGGATCGCAAACTCTTTTGGGATTGGGGCCTTCAGATGAACTATGCCCTGCCCGCTCAGCCGTCCTCCTTCTACGCAGCCACCATTTGGCCAGATGAGTTCTCACGACGGGGAAGGCGTCATTTGCGGAATGAGACCGCAAAGTATCTGCCCGGAGGAGTTTCGACGATTCATCCCAGTGACTTTACGGCCGGAGAGCTGTATGAGAGCCTGGAGAACATGCTCGTCCGATATGGTTTCGATGAGTCCTGCCTCTTGCGAAGTGTTTGTGAACTGGCACGACACCCTTTCAAAGACATCGAAAACAACATGCTCACCGCGCTGTTGACTTTTACGCTGAC ACCCTCTTTGCACGAGGCTTTTGGCCCCGCAGAAAATCTCTACCGGGCAGTTTACGAACAGGCCGAACAACACGGATTTCTAGGAAAGGATTGTGGCCATGTGTATTCCAACTGCTCCGTAGACTTCCTCAGTGGCATCAGCAGTCTGTTGAGCTGA
- the LOC119545684 gene encoding uncharacterized protein LOC119545684 yields MKLGWLTWGMLIILLTRQSGSLIWPASSNLGLTLSVSTPIAELFPERRILIDWCFAISYNYPYNLTEFYSIPIWPGFANYKAKRDVPQLELTDESFYTKYGHDTENGMHPKDFSAGELYAFLEDTLAGYGFHETCLLRSVCELAQHPFDDNHQHLLSDIVTFVLSPSQHEGFRDDEHVYRNAYEMAEQDGFLGRDCLRLYSHCKHDLLKLMSQVIFH; encoded by the exons ATGAAACTAGGTTGGTTAACTTGGGGTATGTTAATTATCCTTCTGACTAGACAATCGGGATCTCTGATTTGGCCAGCATCTTCTAATTTGGGT TTGACCCTTTCGGTGTCCACACCCATTGCTGAACTGTTTCCAGAGCGTCGTATTTTGATCGATTGGTGCTTTGCCATCTCCTACAATTATCCGTATAACCTAACCGAGTTCTATAGCATACCCATTTGGCCGGGATTTGCCAACTACAAAGCGAAACGTGACGTTCCTCAACTGGAACTCACGGATGAGAGTTTCTATACCAAATATGGACATGATACAGAGAATGGTATGCACCCCAAAGACTTTTCGGCTGGGGAACTCTATGCCTTTCTGGAAGACACGCTAGCGGGATACGGCTTTCATGAGACTTGCTTGCTACGAAGTGTTTGTGAATTGGCCCAGCATCCCTTCGATGATAACCATCAGCACTTGCTCAGCGACATTGTTACTTTCGTCTTGAG CCCCTCCCAACACGAAGGTTTTCGGGATGACGAACATGTATACAGAAATGCCTACGAAATGGCCGAGCAAGATGGATTTCTGGGTCGGGATTGTTTGAGATTATATTCCCATTGCAAGCACGATCTTTTAAAACTCATGAGTCAAGTCATATTTCACTAG